A single window of Gossypium arboreum isolate Shixiya-1 chromosome 13, ASM2569848v2, whole genome shotgun sequence DNA harbors:
- the LOC108461310 gene encoding glucan endo-1,3-beta-glucosidase 8 produces MGNSGFLATLLLPTFLCVNLFGGFVDGLGVNWGTMATHKLPPETVVQMLKDNGITKVKLFDADSKTMDALSGSDLEVMVAIPNDQLLAMNSYDRAKQWVKKNITTYNFKGGVNIKYVAVGNEPFLKSYNGSFINTTVPALQNIQNALNDAGVGDTIKATVPLNADVYNSPESNPVPSAGRFRTDISGPMTQMVEFLAKNGAPFTVNIYPFLSLYGNDDFPFNYAFFDGGNPITDNGIKYTNVFDANFDTLVSALKAVGHGDMPIIVGEVGWPTDGDKNGNMANAQRFYNGLLPRLAANTGTPLRPGYIEVYLFGLIDEDAKSVAPGNFERHWGIFRYDGQPKFPLDLSGQNQNKFLIGAKDVKYLQQQWCMFNPNAKDIGKLTDNINYACTFSDCTALGYGSSCNNLDANGNASYAFNMYYQVQNQKDMACNFQGLGIITTQNISQGACNFIIQIASSSSSFTSVSPLMVGLAIFLVLTSYLLISL; encoded by the exons ATGGGCAATTCCGGGTTTCTAGCAACATTATTATTACCGACATTCCTTTGTGTTAATCTCTTTGGTGGATTTGTTGATGGTCTTGGTGTGAATTGGGGCACAATGGCAACCCATAAATTGCCTCCAGAAACAGTGGTTCAGATGTTGAAAGACAATGGTATTACAAAAGTGAAGCTTTTCGATGCAGATTCAAAGACTATGGATGCTCTTTCAGGGAGTGATCTTGAAGTAATGGTTGCCATTCCAAACGATCAGCTTCTTGCTATGAACAGCTATGATCGTGCTAAACAATGGGTTAAGAAGAATATCACCACATATAACTTCAAAGGAGGTGTTAACATTAA GTATGTTGCCGTTGGAAATGAACCATTTCTCAAGTCCTACAATGGCTCATTTATAAACACTACAGTGCCTGCTCTTCAAAACATTCAAAATGCACTGAATGATGCTGGTGTTGGGGACACCATAAAGGCTACTGTGCCCTTAAATGCTGATGTCTACAACTCGCCTGAAAGCAACCCTGTTCCGTCTGCTGGCCGGTTCCGGACTGATATCAGTGGACCTATGACGCAAATGGTCGAGTTCCTTGCCAAGAATGGTGCACCTTTCACTGTAAACATCTATCCTTTCCTCAGTCTTTATGGAAATGATGACTTCCCTTTCAATTACGCTTTCTTCGATGGTGGAAACCCAATCACGGATAATGGGATTAAGTACACTAACGTTTTTGATGCCAACTTTGATACATTGGTTTCGGCTTTGAAAGCAGTAGGCCATGGGGATATGCCCATTATTGTTGGGGAAGTTGGTTGGCCTACTGATGGTGACAAGAATGGCAATATGGCTAATGCTCAGAGATTTTACAATGGACTCTTGCCTAGACTTGCAGCCAACACCGGGACCCCTCTCCGTCCAGGATACATTGAAGTTTACTTGTTCGGACTTATCGATGAGGATGCCAAGAGTGTTGCTCCGGGAAATTTTGAGCGTCATTGGGGGATCTTTCGGTACGACGGGCAGCCTAAATTCCCATTAGATCTTTCAGGCCAGAATCAGAACAAGTTCCTCATTGGTGCAAAGGATGTCAAATATCTTCAACAGCAATGGTGCATGTTCAATCCGAATGCCAAGGACATTGGCAAACTTACGGACAACATAAACTATGCTTGCACTTTCTCCGACTGCACGGCTCTCGGTTACGGGTCTTCGTGTAACAACCTGGATGCCAACGGGAACGCATCTTACGCATTTAACATGTATTACCAGGTGCAAAATCAGAAAGACATGGCGTGTAATTTTCAAGGATTGGGTATAATTACAACACAGAACATTTCACAAGGGGCTTGCAATTTTATCATTCAGATTGCTTCTTCATCATCTTCTTTTACTTCAGTAAGTCCCTTAATGGTAGGATTAGCCATTTTTTTAGTATTAACTTCATATTTACTAATTTCACTTTGA
- the LOC108461768 gene encoding TATA-box-binding protein-like isoform X1 — MAEQGGLEGSQPVDLSKHPSGIVPTLQNIVSTVNLECKLDLKQIALQARNAEYNPKRFAAVIMRIREPKTTALIFASGKMVCTGAKSEQQSKLAARKYARIIQKLGFPAKFKQDFKIQNIVGSCDVKFPIRLEGLAYSHGAFSSYEPELFPGLIYRMKQPKIVLLIFVSGKIVITGAKVRDETYTAFENIYPVLTEFRKNQQ; from the exons ATGGCAGAACAAGGTGGCTTGGAAGGGAGCCAACCAGTGGATCTTTCCAAGCACCCATCTGGCATTGTTCCCACTCTTCA GAACATTGTATCAACTGTGAACTTAGAATGCAAGTTGGATCTTAAGCAAATTGCACTTCAAGCTCGAAATGCAGAATATAATCCTAAG CGTTTTGCTGCTGTCATTATGAGAATCAGGGAGCCAAAAACTACAGCTTTGATTTTTGCCTCTGGAAAGATG GTTTGCACTGGTGCTAAAAGTGAACAGCAATCTAAACTGGCTGCAAGGAAG tATGCCCGGATTATCCAAAAGCTTGGTTTTCCTGCTAAGTTTAAG CAGGACTTCAAAATTCAGAACATTGTTGGGTCCTGTGATGTCAAATTTCCCATCAGACTTGAAGGTCTTGCATACTCCCATGGTGCCTTTTCAAGT TATGAACCTGAACTCTTTCCAGGCCTCATCTATCGTATGAAACAACCGAAGATTGTGCTTCTCATTTTCGTGTCAGGGAAGATTGTGATCACTGGAGCCAAG GTTAGAGATGAAACATACACAGCCTTTGAGAATATATATCCAGTCCTTACAGAATTTCGGAAGAACCAACAATG
- the LOC108461768 gene encoding TATA-box-binding protein-like isoform X2 has translation MAEQGGLEGSQPVDLSKHPSGIVPTLQNIVSTVNLECKLDLKQIALQARNAEYNPKRFAAVIMRIREPKTTALIFASGKMVCTGAKSEQQSKLAARKYARIIQKLGFPAKFKDFKIQNIVGSCDVKFPIRLEGLAYSHGAFSSYEPELFPGLIYRMKQPKIVLLIFVSGKIVITGAKVRDETYTAFENIYPVLTEFRKNQQ, from the exons ATGGCAGAACAAGGTGGCTTGGAAGGGAGCCAACCAGTGGATCTTTCCAAGCACCCATCTGGCATTGTTCCCACTCTTCA GAACATTGTATCAACTGTGAACTTAGAATGCAAGTTGGATCTTAAGCAAATTGCACTTCAAGCTCGAAATGCAGAATATAATCCTAAG CGTTTTGCTGCTGTCATTATGAGAATCAGGGAGCCAAAAACTACAGCTTTGATTTTTGCCTCTGGAAAGATG GTTTGCACTGGTGCTAAAAGTGAACAGCAATCTAAACTGGCTGCAAGGAAG tATGCCCGGATTATCCAAAAGCTTGGTTTTCCTGCTAAGTTTAAG GACTTCAAAATTCAGAACATTGTTGGGTCCTGTGATGTCAAATTTCCCATCAGACTTGAAGGTCTTGCATACTCCCATGGTGCCTTTTCAAGT TATGAACCTGAACTCTTTCCAGGCCTCATCTATCGTATGAAACAACCGAAGATTGTGCTTCTCATTTTCGTGTCAGGGAAGATTGTGATCACTGGAGCCAAG GTTAGAGATGAAACATACACAGCCTTTGAGAATATATATCCAGTCCTTACAGAATTTCGGAAGAACCAACAATG